Proteins encoded together in one Rhinopithecus roxellana isolate Shanxi Qingling chromosome 3, ASM756505v1, whole genome shotgun sequence window:
- the MGAT1 gene encoding alpha-1,3-mannosyl-glycoprotein 2-beta-N-acetylglucosaminyltransferase, whose protein sequence is MLKKQSAGLVLWGAILFVAWNALLLLFFWTRPAPGRPPSVSALDDDPASLTREVIRLAQDAEVELERQRGLLQQIGDALWSQRGRVPTAAPPAQPHVPVTPAPAVIPILVIACDRSTVRRCLDKLLHYRPSAELFPIIVSQDCGHEETAQAIASYGGAVTHIRQPDLSSIAVPPDHRKFQGYYKIARHYRWALGQVFHQFRFPAAVVVEDDLEVAPDFFEYFQATYPLLKADPSLWCVSAWNDNGKEQMVDAGKPELLYRTDFFPGLGWLLLAELWTELEPKWPKAFWDDWMRRPEQRKGRACIRPEISRTMTFGRKGVSHGQFFDQHLKFIKLNQQFVHFTQLDLSYLQREAYDRDFLARVYGAPQLQVEKVRTNDRKELGEVRVQYTGRDSFKAFAKALGVMDDLKSGVPRAGYRGIVTFQFRGRRVHLAPPPTWEGYDPSWN, encoded by the coding sequence ATGCTGAAGAAGCAGTCTGCAGGGCTTGTGCTGTGGGGCGCTATCCTCTTTGTGGCCTGGAATGCCCTGCTGCTCCTTTTCTTCTGGACACGCCCAGCACCTGGCAGGCCACCCTCAGTCAGTGCTCTGGATGACGACCCTGCcagcctcacccgggaagtgatTCGCCTGGCCCAAGACGCCGAGGTGGAGCTGGAGCGGCAGCGTGGGCTGCTGCAGCAGATCGGGGATGCCCTGTGGAGCCAGCGGGGGAGGGTGCCCACAGCGGCCCCTCCCGCCCAGCCGCACGTGCCTGTGACCCCAGCGCCAGCGGTGATTCCCATCCTGGTCATTGCCTGTGACCGCAGCACTGTTCGGCGCTGCCTGGACAAGCTGCTGCATTACCGGCCCTCGGCTGAGCTCTTCCCCATCATCGTTAGCCAGGACTGTGGGCATGAGGAGACGGCCCAGGCCATCGCCTCCTACGGCGGCGCCGTCACGCACATCCGGCAGCCCGACCTGAGCAGCATCGCGGTGCCGCCGGACCACCGCAAGTTCCAGGGCTACTACAAGATTGCGCGGCACTACCGCTGGGCGCTGGGCCAGGTCTTCCACCAGTTCCGCTTCCCCGCGGCCGTGGTGGTGGAGGATGACCTGGAGGTGGCCCCGGACTTCTTCGAGTACTTTCAGGCCACCTATCCGCTGCTGAAGGCCGACCCCTCCCTCTGGTGCGTCTCGGCCTGGAACGACAACGGCAAGGAGCAGATGGTGGACGCCGGCAAGCCCGAGCTGCTCTACCGCACCGACTTTTTTCCTGGCCTGGGCTGGCTGCTGCTGGCCGAGCTCTGGACTGAGCTGGAGCCCAAGTGGCCAAAGGCCTTCTGGGACGACTGGATGCGCCGGCCGGAGCAGCGGAAGGGGCGGGCCTGCATCCGCCCCGAAATCTCCAGAACGATGACCTTTGGCCGCAAGGGTGTGAGCCACGGGCAGTTCTTTGACCAGCACCTCAAGTTTATCAAGCTGAACCAGCAGTTTGTGCACTTCACCCAGCTGGACCTGTCCTACCTGCAGCGGGAGGCCTATGACCGGGATTTCCTCGCCCGCGTCTATGGGGCTCCCCAGCTGCAGGTGGAGAAAGTGAGGACCAATGATCGCAAGGAGCTGGGGGAGGTGCGGGTGCAGTACACCGGCAGGGACAGCTTCAAGGCCTTCGCCAAGGCTCTGGGTGTCATGGATGACCTTAAGTCGGGGGTTCCGAGAGCTGGTTACCGGGGTATTGTCACCTTCCAGTTCCGGGGCCGCCGTGTCCACCTGGCGCCCCCGCCGACGTGGGAGGGCTATGATCCTAGCTGGAATTAG